The following coding sequences lie in one Sorex araneus isolate mSorAra2 chromosome 4, mSorAra2.pri, whole genome shotgun sequence genomic window:
- the PLCD1 gene encoding 1-phosphatidylinositol 4,5-bisphosphate phosphodiesterase delta-1 isoform X2, whose amino-acid sequence MDSGRDFLTLHGLQGDEDLQALLKGSQLLKVKSSSWRRERFYKLQEDCKTIWQESRKVMRSPESQLFSIEDIQDVRMGHRTEGLEKFARDVPEDRCFSIVFKDQRNTLDLIAPSPADAQHWVQGLRKIIHHSGSMNQRQKLQHWIHSCLRKADKNKDNKMSFKELQNFLKELNIQVDDNYARKIFRECDHSQTDSLEDEEIEVFYKMLTKRAEIERIFAEATGSGETMSVDQLVTFLQHQQREEDAGPALALSLIERYEPSEMAKAERQMTKDGFLMYLLSADGSAFSLAHRRVYQDMNQPLSHYLVSSSHNTYLLEDQITGPSSTEAYIRALCKGCRCVELDCWDGPNLEPVIYHGYTFTSKIFLCDVLRAIRDYAFKASPYPVILSLENHCSLEQQRVMARHLRNILGPLLLDQPLEGVTSSLPSPEQLKGKILLKGKKLGGLVPPGGEAGPEATVSDEDEAAEMEDEAVRSRVQHTPKEDKLRLAKELSDIVIYCKSVHFGGFSSPGSPEQAFYEMVSFSENRALRLLQESGNSFVRHNVNHLSRIYPAGRRTDSSNYNPVDMWNGGCQIVALNFQTPGPEMDVYQGRFQDNGFCGYVLKPDFLRDPNTTFNANALAPGPWWRRKRLSVRVISGQQLPKVNKSKNSIVDPKVTVEVHGVGRDVASRHTPVVTNNGFNPWWDKEFEFEVAVPELALVRFVVEDYDASSKNDFIGQSTIPLHSLKQGFRHVHLLSKSGDQHPSATLFVKVSVQDC is encoded by the exons ATGGACTCGGGCCGGGACTTCCTGACCCTACACG GCCTGCAGGGGGACGAGGACCTCCAGGCCCTGCTGAAGGGCAGTCAGCTCCTGAAGGTGAAGTCCAGCTCATGGCGGAGAGAGCGCTTCTACAAGCTGCAGGAGGACTGCAAGACCATCTGGCAGGAGTCCCGCAAGGTCATGCGGAGCCCCGAGTCCCAGCTCT TCTCCATCGAGGACATTCAGGATGTGCGCATGGGGCACCGCACGGAGGGCCTGGAGAAGTTTGCCCGCGACGTGCCTGAGGACCGCTGCTTCTCCATCGTCTTCAAGGACCAGCGCAACACGCTGGACCTTATCGCGCCATCTCCCGCAGACGCCCAGCACTGGGTGCAGGGGCTGCGCAAGATCATCCACCACTCGGGCTCCATGAACCAGCGGCAGAAGCTGCAACA CTGGATTCACTCCTGCTTGCGAAAAGCTGACAAGAACAAGGACAACAAGATGAGCTTCAAGGAGCTGCAGAACTTCTTGAAAGAGCTCAACATCCAGGTGGATGACAACTACGCGCGCAAGATCTTCAGG GAATGCGACCACTCCCAGACCGATTCCCTAGAGGACGAGGAGATTGAGGTCTTCTACAAGATGCTCACCAAGCGGGCTGAGATCGAGCGCATCTTTGCCGAGGCCACAGGCTCTGGGGAGACCATGTCTGTGGATCAGTTGGTGACGTTCCTGCAGCACCAGCAGCGCGAGGAGGATGCGGGGCCAGCCTTGGCCCTCTCTCTCATTGAGCGTTATGAGCCCAGTGAGATGG CCAAGGCGGAGCGGCAGATGACCAAGGATGGCTTCCTCATGTACCTGCTGTCAGCCGACGGCAGTGCCTTCAGTCTGGCGCACCGGCGGGTCTACCAGGACATGAACCAGCCGCTCAGCCACTACCTGGTGTCGTCCTCACACAACACTTACCTGCTGGAAGACCAGATCACCGGGCCCAGCAGCACCGAAGCCTACATCCG GGCGCTCTGCAAAGGTTGCCGCTGCGTGGAGCTCGACTGCTGGGATGGGCCCAACCTGGAGCCTGTCATCTACCATGGCTACACATTCACCTCCAAGATCTTCCTCTGCGACGTGCTCAGGGCCATCCGGGACTATGCATTCAAG GCCTCCCCCTATCCGGTCATCCTGTCCCTGGAGAACCACTGCAGCCTGGAGCAGCAGCGCGTCATGGCTAGACACCTGCGCAACATCCTGGGCCCTTTGCTGTTGGACCAACCACTCGAGGGCGTCACCAGCAGCCTGCCTTCCCCCGAG CAACTGAAGGGGAAGATCTTGCTGAAGGGGAAAAAGCTTGGTGGGCTTGTGCCTCCCGGAGGGGAGGCAGGTCCGGAGGCCACGGTTTCAGATGAAGATGAGGCTGCAGAGATGGAGGATGAAGCAGTGAGGAGTCGGGTCCAGCACACGCCCAAG GAGGACAAGCTGAGGCTAGCGAAGGAGCTCTCCGATATAGTAATTTACTGCAAGAGCGTCCACTTTGGGGGCTTCTCCAGCCCGGGCAGCCCCGAGCAGGCCTTCTATGAGATGGTGTCCTTCTCCGAGAACCGCGCTCTTCGCCTGCTCCAGGAATCGG GGAACAGCTTTGTCCGCCACAACGTGAACCACCTGAGCCGAATCTACCCCGCCGGGAGGAGGACGGACTCATCTAACTACAACCCCGTGGACATGTGGAACGGGGGCTGCCAGATTG TGGCCCTGAACTTCCAGACTCCGGGGCCAGAGATGGACGTGTACCAGGGGCGCTTCCAGGACAACGGGTTCTGTGGGTACGTGCTGAAACCTGACTTCCTGCGAGACCCCAACACCACCTTCAACGCAAAtgccctggccccagggccctggtgGAGGCGGAAGCGGCTCAGTGTCAGG GTCATCTCAGGGCAGCAGCTGCCCAAGGTCAACAAGAGCAAGAACTCCATCGTGGACCCCAAGGTGACGGTGGAGGTCCATGGCGTGGGGCGCGACGTGGCGAGCCGCCACACGCCTGTTGTCACCAATAACG GCTTCAACCCATGGTGGGACAAGGAGTTTGAGTTTGAAGTGGCCGTCCCCGAGCTCGCCCTCGTGCGCTTTGTGGTGGAGGATTACGACGCCTCATCCAAGAACGACTTCATTGGCCAGAGCACCATCCCCCTGCACAGCCTCAAGCAGG GATTCCGCCACGTCCACCTCTTGTCCAAGAGCGGAGACCAGCACCCATCTGCCACCCTCTTTGTGAAGGTGTCTGTGCAGGACTGCTGA
- the PLCD1 gene encoding 1-phosphatidylinositol 4,5-bisphosphate phosphodiesterase delta-1 isoform X1, with protein sequence MQCLGVRRRSRSQELYLQEQSRKVAALNGQRLGLQGDEDLQALLKGSQLLKVKSSSWRRERFYKLQEDCKTIWQESRKVMRSPESQLFSIEDIQDVRMGHRTEGLEKFARDVPEDRCFSIVFKDQRNTLDLIAPSPADAQHWVQGLRKIIHHSGSMNQRQKLQHWIHSCLRKADKNKDNKMSFKELQNFLKELNIQVDDNYARKIFRECDHSQTDSLEDEEIEVFYKMLTKRAEIERIFAEATGSGETMSVDQLVTFLQHQQREEDAGPALALSLIERYEPSEMAKAERQMTKDGFLMYLLSADGSAFSLAHRRVYQDMNQPLSHYLVSSSHNTYLLEDQITGPSSTEAYIRALCKGCRCVELDCWDGPNLEPVIYHGYTFTSKIFLCDVLRAIRDYAFKASPYPVILSLENHCSLEQQRVMARHLRNILGPLLLDQPLEGVTSSLPSPEQLKGKILLKGKKLGGLVPPGGEAGPEATVSDEDEAAEMEDEAVRSRVQHTPKEDKLRLAKELSDIVIYCKSVHFGGFSSPGSPEQAFYEMVSFSENRALRLLQESGNSFVRHNVNHLSRIYPAGRRTDSSNYNPVDMWNGGCQIVALNFQTPGPEMDVYQGRFQDNGFCGYVLKPDFLRDPNTTFNANALAPGPWWRRKRLSVRVISGQQLPKVNKSKNSIVDPKVTVEVHGVGRDVASRHTPVVTNNGFNPWWDKEFEFEVAVPELALVRFVVEDYDASSKNDFIGQSTIPLHSLKQGFRHVHLLSKSGDQHPSATLFVKVSVQDC encoded by the exons ATGCAGTGCCTAGGGGTCCGGCGTCGGAGCCGCTCTCAAGAGCTCTACCTACAGGAGCAGAGCCGCAAGGTGGCGGCGCTCAATGGACAGAGATTGG GCCTGCAGGGGGACGAGGACCTCCAGGCCCTGCTGAAGGGCAGTCAGCTCCTGAAGGTGAAGTCCAGCTCATGGCGGAGAGAGCGCTTCTACAAGCTGCAGGAGGACTGCAAGACCATCTGGCAGGAGTCCCGCAAGGTCATGCGGAGCCCCGAGTCCCAGCTCT TCTCCATCGAGGACATTCAGGATGTGCGCATGGGGCACCGCACGGAGGGCCTGGAGAAGTTTGCCCGCGACGTGCCTGAGGACCGCTGCTTCTCCATCGTCTTCAAGGACCAGCGCAACACGCTGGACCTTATCGCGCCATCTCCCGCAGACGCCCAGCACTGGGTGCAGGGGCTGCGCAAGATCATCCACCACTCGGGCTCCATGAACCAGCGGCAGAAGCTGCAACA CTGGATTCACTCCTGCTTGCGAAAAGCTGACAAGAACAAGGACAACAAGATGAGCTTCAAGGAGCTGCAGAACTTCTTGAAAGAGCTCAACATCCAGGTGGATGACAACTACGCGCGCAAGATCTTCAGG GAATGCGACCACTCCCAGACCGATTCCCTAGAGGACGAGGAGATTGAGGTCTTCTACAAGATGCTCACCAAGCGGGCTGAGATCGAGCGCATCTTTGCCGAGGCCACAGGCTCTGGGGAGACCATGTCTGTGGATCAGTTGGTGACGTTCCTGCAGCACCAGCAGCGCGAGGAGGATGCGGGGCCAGCCTTGGCCCTCTCTCTCATTGAGCGTTATGAGCCCAGTGAGATGG CCAAGGCGGAGCGGCAGATGACCAAGGATGGCTTCCTCATGTACCTGCTGTCAGCCGACGGCAGTGCCTTCAGTCTGGCGCACCGGCGGGTCTACCAGGACATGAACCAGCCGCTCAGCCACTACCTGGTGTCGTCCTCACACAACACTTACCTGCTGGAAGACCAGATCACCGGGCCCAGCAGCACCGAAGCCTACATCCG GGCGCTCTGCAAAGGTTGCCGCTGCGTGGAGCTCGACTGCTGGGATGGGCCCAACCTGGAGCCTGTCATCTACCATGGCTACACATTCACCTCCAAGATCTTCCTCTGCGACGTGCTCAGGGCCATCCGGGACTATGCATTCAAG GCCTCCCCCTATCCGGTCATCCTGTCCCTGGAGAACCACTGCAGCCTGGAGCAGCAGCGCGTCATGGCTAGACACCTGCGCAACATCCTGGGCCCTTTGCTGTTGGACCAACCACTCGAGGGCGTCACCAGCAGCCTGCCTTCCCCCGAG CAACTGAAGGGGAAGATCTTGCTGAAGGGGAAAAAGCTTGGTGGGCTTGTGCCTCCCGGAGGGGAGGCAGGTCCGGAGGCCACGGTTTCAGATGAAGATGAGGCTGCAGAGATGGAGGATGAAGCAGTGAGGAGTCGGGTCCAGCACACGCCCAAG GAGGACAAGCTGAGGCTAGCGAAGGAGCTCTCCGATATAGTAATTTACTGCAAGAGCGTCCACTTTGGGGGCTTCTCCAGCCCGGGCAGCCCCGAGCAGGCCTTCTATGAGATGGTGTCCTTCTCCGAGAACCGCGCTCTTCGCCTGCTCCAGGAATCGG GGAACAGCTTTGTCCGCCACAACGTGAACCACCTGAGCCGAATCTACCCCGCCGGGAGGAGGACGGACTCATCTAACTACAACCCCGTGGACATGTGGAACGGGGGCTGCCAGATTG TGGCCCTGAACTTCCAGACTCCGGGGCCAGAGATGGACGTGTACCAGGGGCGCTTCCAGGACAACGGGTTCTGTGGGTACGTGCTGAAACCTGACTTCCTGCGAGACCCCAACACCACCTTCAACGCAAAtgccctggccccagggccctggtgGAGGCGGAAGCGGCTCAGTGTCAGG GTCATCTCAGGGCAGCAGCTGCCCAAGGTCAACAAGAGCAAGAACTCCATCGTGGACCCCAAGGTGACGGTGGAGGTCCATGGCGTGGGGCGCGACGTGGCGAGCCGCCACACGCCTGTTGTCACCAATAACG GCTTCAACCCATGGTGGGACAAGGAGTTTGAGTTTGAAGTGGCCGTCCCCGAGCTCGCCCTCGTGCGCTTTGTGGTGGAGGATTACGACGCCTCATCCAAGAACGACTTCATTGGCCAGAGCACCATCCCCCTGCACAGCCTCAAGCAGG GATTCCGCCACGTCCACCTCTTGTCCAAGAGCGGAGACCAGCACCCATCTGCCACCCTCTTTGTGAAGGTGTCTGTGCAGGACTGCTGA